One region of Marivirga arenosa genomic DNA includes:
- a CDS encoding FtsK/SpoIIIE family DNA translocase, producing MAKNTYKSNTFKKSDSKKKSPKFNFNIGFLKDRRLHLAFGFFLLSSSIFLFTAFISYLFTGKADMSVLQSAYENGIKASGAEMDNWLGLLGAQSAYYFVFKWFGLAAFLIPPFLFLAGYKITFQKEIFSIRRAFTFMVFFLFWASLLLGFMVFESGKITAFSFLCGGIGYELAVLFNSLFGWGTYLVLILSLLIFMVFYFDVTSLFSSNPSEIMDEEEEVEKNNVSVDEVNKPEKEEVFDKKENKVDKDDDESFDDASTWTVTEQKPKKSPQKEELTMEVENTLENKVISEPEIESEVKDQDFEVEESAFDEKLGKKVENYDPTLDLSSYKYPILDLLEDHNSGKVKVTQEELEANKDKILETLTNFKIKIQSIKATIGPTVTLYEIVPEAGVKISKIKNLEDDIALSLAALGIRIIAPIPGKGTIGIEVPNKNREMVSMKSVLATDKFLKSDKELPIILGKTISNDVFIADLAKMPHLLMAGATGQGKSVGLNVMLASLIYKKHPSQLKFVLVDPKKVELTLFNKLERHFLAMLPNEEEPIITDTKKVVNTLNSLCIEMDNRYDLLKDAGCRNLKEYNNKFVNRKLNPEKGHRFLPYIVLVIDELADLMMTAGKEVETPIARLAQLARAIGIHLVVATQRPSVNVITGIIKANFPARLSFRVTSKIDSRTILDTGGSEQLVGMGDMLLSQGSDLIRLQCPFIDTPEIDEVVEFIGNQRGYEQAYQLPEFSGDDDNSKVGEVDLSERDALFDEAARLIVMHQQGSTSLIQRKLKLGYNRAGRLIDQLEAAGIVGAFEGSKAREVLIPDEYSLEQLLNNIDNNN from the coding sequence GCTGAAATGGACAACTGGTTGGGTTTATTAGGAGCTCAGTCTGCTTATTATTTCGTTTTTAAATGGTTCGGTCTTGCTGCCTTTCTTATTCCGCCTTTTTTATTTTTGGCGGGCTACAAAATTACTTTTCAAAAAGAAATATTTTCTATTCGAAGGGCCTTTACTTTCATGGTCTTCTTTTTGTTTTGGGCTAGTTTATTATTAGGATTCATGGTTTTTGAATCTGGAAAAATAACAGCTTTTTCATTTTTATGCGGTGGTATTGGATATGAATTAGCAGTACTCTTCAATAGTCTTTTCGGGTGGGGGACTTATTTAGTATTAATCTTATCTTTATTGATTTTCATGGTCTTCTATTTTGATGTGACTTCATTGTTTTCATCAAACCCTTCTGAAATTATGGATGAAGAAGAGGAAGTTGAAAAGAATAATGTTTCTGTTGATGAAGTAAATAAGCCTGAGAAAGAAGAAGTTTTCGACAAAAAAGAAAATAAAGTTGATAAAGATGATGATGAATCTTTTGATGATGCAAGTACTTGGACAGTAACCGAACAAAAACCTAAAAAGTCACCTCAGAAAGAAGAATTAACCATGGAAGTCGAGAACACTTTAGAAAATAAAGTGATTTCAGAGCCAGAGATTGAATCTGAAGTTAAAGATCAAGATTTTGAGGTAGAAGAATCAGCTTTTGATGAAAAACTGGGTAAAAAGGTTGAGAATTATGATCCGACTTTGGATCTATCATCTTATAAGTATCCTATATTAGACTTGCTTGAAGATCATAATTCAGGAAAAGTAAAGGTTACGCAGGAAGAGTTAGAGGCCAATAAAGATAAAATTCTAGAAACGCTTACTAACTTTAAAATTAAAATTCAGAGTATTAAGGCTACAATTGGCCCTACAGTTACACTCTATGAAATAGTGCCAGAAGCTGGGGTTAAAATCTCTAAAATTAAAAACTTAGAAGATGATATTGCCCTTAGTTTAGCTGCTTTAGGTATTAGAATTATTGCCCCTATACCTGGAAAGGGGACTATTGGTATAGAAGTACCCAATAAGAATAGAGAGATGGTAAGTATGAAATCAGTACTTGCCACTGATAAATTCTTAAAAAGCGATAAAGAATTGCCCATCATTTTAGGGAAAACTATTAGCAATGATGTTTTTATTGCTGATTTAGCTAAAATGCCTCACTTATTAATGGCAGGTGCTACAGGTCAGGGTAAGTCAGTAGGGTTAAACGTGATGCTTGCTTCGCTTATTTATAAAAAGCATCCATCCCAGTTGAAGTTTGTATTAGTTGATCCTAAAAAGGTGGAATTAACTTTATTTAATAAGTTAGAGCGCCACTTTTTAGCAATGCTTCCAAATGAAGAGGAACCCATCATTACCGATACTAAAAAAGTAGTCAATACATTGAATTCACTGTGTATCGAAATGGATAATCGATATGATTTATTAAAGGATGCAGGCTGTAGAAATTTAAAAGAGTATAATAATAAGTTTGTTAACAGGAAGCTTAATCCTGAAAAAGGGCATAGGTTCCTACCTTATATTGTATTAGTAATAGATGAGTTGGCCGATTTGATGATGACGGCTGGAAAAGAAGTTGAAACTCCAATTGCTAGATTAGCTCAGTTAGCTCGAGCAATTGGAATTCACTTAGTAGTAGCTACTCAGCGTCCGTCTGTTAATGTTATTACAGGTATAATTAAAGCGAATTTCCCTGCTCGATTATCATTTAGAGTTACCTCAAAAATTGATTCCAGAACTATTTTAGACACAGGTGGCTCAGAACAATTAGTAGGAATGGGGGATATGTTGCTTTCTCAAGGCTCGGATTTAATCAGATTGCAATGCCCTTTTATAGATACACCAGAAATTGATGAGGTTGTTGAATTTATTGGTAATCAAAGAGGATATGAACAAGCATATCAGTTGCCAGAATTTTCAGGTGATGATGATAATAGTAAAGTGGGAGAGGTTGATTTATCGGAAAGAGATGCATTGTTTGATGAAGCTGCACGATTGATTGTGATGCACCAACAGGGAAGTACATCTTTAATTCAAAGGAAACTTAAACTAGGTTATAATAGAGCAGGTAGATTAATTGACCAATTAGAAGCTGCCGGGATTGTGGGAGCTTTCGAAGGAAGTAAAGCGAGAGAAGTTTTAATTCCTGATGAATATAGTTTGGAACAATTATTGAACAATATCGATAATAACAATTAA